In Afipia sp. GAS231, a single window of DNA contains:
- a CDS encoding benzoate-CoA ligase family protein translates to MTSAISDLVPRENPGAREIGFAIPERYNASRILFDNLALGRGDRLALTGPAGNTTYAELCAEASRWGHGFQSLGLKRGDRILMFLDDTPAYPAAFFGAVRSGFVPLLINTLTPPDLLQFYLSDAGATVAVAEAEFTSRFNAEACKDTPLQTLVVVNGGAGEHAVPTALISEPWLQDFATELAEADTGRDEMAFWMYSSGSTGRPKGIVHLQHDMAYSEQAFARHVLKLTADDICFSVPKIFFAYGFGNAITFPFSVGAATLLLPGQPKPATIFEAIGKYRPSHFFGLPTLYTSLTKADGASTADFSSLRMALSAAEVLSADVFNGWKALTGLEIIEGLGSTEALHIYLSNRPEQKKLGAAGLRVPGYEVALRDKDGRDVGDNEEGILWVRGDSNTPKYWNRPDKSAETIRDGGWIYTGDRFVRDSDGFHFFRGRADDLIKISGQWVYPLEVELCLAEHPDIRECAVYAAELPDRRMTLKAVVVMNRGGFDEREATKRLQDYVKAKLLPYKYPREIAFTEELPKTGTGKIDRQAVMKM, encoded by the coding sequence ATGACATCAGCGATTTCCGATCTGGTCCCCCGCGAAAACCCCGGCGCGCGCGAAATCGGCTTTGCGATTCCCGAACGCTACAATGCCAGCCGCATTCTGTTCGACAATCTGGCTCTAGGCCGCGGCGACCGGCTGGCGCTGACCGGCCCCGCCGGCAACACCACCTATGCCGAACTCTGCGCGGAGGCTTCGCGATGGGGGCATGGCTTTCAGTCGCTGGGTTTGAAGCGCGGCGACCGCATCCTGATGTTCCTCGACGATACGCCGGCCTATCCGGCGGCATTTTTCGGCGCGGTGCGCTCGGGCTTCGTGCCGCTGTTGATCAACACGCTGACGCCGCCGGACCTGTTGCAGTTCTATCTATCCGATGCCGGCGCAACCGTCGCGGTCGCCGAAGCCGAGTTCACATCGCGTTTCAACGCCGAGGCCTGCAAGGACACACCCCTGCAAACCCTTGTTGTCGTCAACGGCGGCGCCGGCGAACACGCCGTGCCCACCGCGCTGATATCAGAGCCATGGCTGCAAGATTTTGCCACGGAACTCGCGGAAGCCGACACCGGCCGCGACGAGATGGCGTTCTGGATGTACTCCTCCGGCTCGACCGGCCGCCCGAAAGGCATCGTGCATCTGCAGCACGACATGGCCTATAGCGAGCAGGCGTTCGCGCGCCACGTGCTCAAGCTAACGGCCGACGACATCTGTTTCTCGGTACCGAAAATCTTCTTCGCTTACGGCTTCGGCAATGCCATCACCTTCCCGTTCTCGGTCGGCGCCGCGACGCTGCTGCTGCCGGGTCAGCCGAAGCCAGCCACGATCTTCGAAGCGATCGGAAAATATCGTCCGTCGCACTTCTTCGGATTGCCGACGCTTTACACTTCGCTGACCAAGGCCGACGGCGCATCGACGGCCGATTTCTCCTCGCTGCGGATGGCGCTGTCGGCCGCCGAAGTGCTGTCGGCTGATGTCTTCAACGGCTGGAAGGCGCTGACCGGCCTTGAAATCATCGAGGGCCTCGGCTCCACCGAAGCGCTGCACATCTACCTCTCCAACCGGCCCGAACAGAAAAAGCTCGGCGCTGCCGGCCTGCGCGTTCCCGGCTACGAGGTCGCGCTGCGCGACAAGGACGGCCGCGACGTCGGCGACAACGAGGAAGGCATTTTGTGGGTCCGCGGCGACTCCAACACGCCCAAGTACTGGAACCGGCCTGACAAATCGGCGGAAACGATCCGCGACGGCGGCTGGATCTACACAGGCGACCGTTTCGTGCGCGACAGCGACGGCTTCCACTTCTTCCGCGGCCGCGCCGACGACCTGATCAAGATCTCCGGCCAATGGGTCTATCCGCTCGAAGTCGAACTCTGCCTCGCCGAACATCCTGATATCAGGGAATGCGCGGTCTACGCCGCCGAACTGCCGGACCGCCGCATGACGCTGAAGGCGGTGGTGGTGATGAACAGAGGCGGCTTCGACGAGAGAGAGGCAACGAAGCGGCTGCAGGATTACGTGAAAGCAAAACTGCTGCCCTACAAATATCCGCGCGAGATCGCGTTTACCGAGGAGTTGCCGAAGACCGGCACGGGCAAGATCGATCGTCAGGCCGTGATGAAGATGTGA
- a CDS encoding 3-hydroxybenzoate 6-monooxygenase produces the protein MDARPVLIAGGGIGGLATALGLAQKGIRSILLEKASSLGEIGAGIQLGPNAFHAFDYLGVGEAARGMAVYIDQLRLMDAMTSEEITHVDLREAFRARFGNPYAVVHRGDLHGVFLRACQSHDLIELRVSSEVSGYDQEGSWVTARLANGERVTGRLLIGADGLWSNIRKQVIADGPPRVSGHTTYRSVIPTEQMPEDLRWNAATLWAGPKCHIVHYPLSGWKVFNLVVTYHNDAPEPVAGKPVSDEEVMQGFRHVHARAQEIIRHGKNWRLWVLCDRDPAERWVDGRVALLGDAAHPMLQYFAQGACQAMEDAVCLSHMLSHYDDQAAALEAYRAQRFPRTARVQMLSRAIGEHIYHPAGEHARIRNAIMRSKSQEDYFGDLTWLYGGTGLAG, from the coding sequence ATGGATGCGCGACCGGTTTTGATCGCCGGCGGCGGCATCGGTGGACTGGCCACCGCGCTTGGCCTGGCGCAAAAGGGCATCCGCTCGATCCTGCTGGAGAAGGCTTCAAGCCTCGGCGAAATCGGTGCCGGCATCCAGCTCGGGCCCAATGCGTTTCACGCCTTCGATTATCTCGGCGTCGGCGAGGCGGCACGCGGCATGGCCGTCTATATCGATCAGCTCCGGCTGATGGATGCGATGACATCAGAGGAGATCACCCATGTCGATCTGCGCGAGGCGTTTCGCGCGCGCTTCGGTAACCCTTACGCGGTGGTGCATCGCGGCGACCTGCATGGCGTTTTCCTGAGGGCCTGCCAGAGCCACGACCTGATCGAGTTGCGCGTGAGCAGCGAGGTCTCAGGCTACGACCAGGAAGGTTCGTGGGTGACGGCGCGGCTGGCCAATGGCGAGCGCGTCACGGGCCGGCTCCTGATTGGCGCCGACGGGCTGTGGTCGAACATTCGCAAGCAGGTCATCGCGGATGGCCCGCCGCGGGTGTCCGGTCACACTACCTACCGCTCGGTGATTCCGACCGAACAGATGCCGGAAGATTTGCGCTGGAACGCGGCGACGCTGTGGGCCGGGCCGAAGTGCCACATCGTGCATTATCCGCTGTCGGGCTGGAAGGTGTTCAACCTCGTCGTCACCTATCACAACGACGCGCCGGAACCGGTGGCGGGCAAGCCGGTCAGCGACGAAGAAGTCATGCAGGGCTTTCGTCACGTGCATGCACGTGCGCAGGAGATCATCCGGCACGGCAAGAACTGGCGGCTGTGGGTGTTGTGCGACCGCGATCCCGCCGAGCGCTGGGTCGATGGCCGCGTCGCGCTGCTCGGCGACGCCGCGCATCCGATGCTGCAATATTTCGCGCAAGGCGCTTGCCAGGCGATGGAAGACGCGGTGTGCCTGTCGCATATGCTGTCGCATTATGACGATCAGGCCGCGGCGCTGGAAGCCTATCGCGCACAGCGCTTTCCGCGCACGGCGCGGGTGCAGATGCTGTCGCGCGCGATTGGCGAGCACATCTATCACCCCGCTGGCGAGCACGCCCGCATTCGAAATGCGATCATGCGTAGCAAGTCGCAGGAAGATTATTTCGGCGATCTGACCTGGCTCTACGGCGGGACGGGGCTGGCGGGGTAA
- a CDS encoding MarR family winged helix-turn-helix transcriptional regulator codes for MPSKPAPAPKATPAPKAAAAPKAAPITMDAVYTAPGYLFRRMQQIAVAIFVEECRAFDLTPVQYAALVSIHTHPGIDATRLSAVIAFDRSTLGNVIERLESKTLIERKPAREDKRVKLLYLTKAGSALLREIMPAVDRAQARMLQPLKPADRKTLLALMTQLVDLNNESSRVPLRAEDALEHLGKSG; via the coding sequence ATGCCGAGTAAGCCCGCGCCCGCACCCAAGGCTACGCCCGCACCCAAGGCTGCGGCCGCACCCAAGGCGGCGCCCATCACCATGGACGCGGTCTACACCGCGCCGGGATATCTGTTCCGGCGGATGCAGCAGATCGCGGTTGCGATTTTTGTCGAGGAATGCCGGGCGTTCGACCTGACGCCGGTGCAATACGCGGCGCTGGTGTCGATTCACACCCATCCCGGCATCGATGCGACGCGGCTGTCGGCGGTGATCGCCTTCGACCGCTCCACGCTCGGCAATGTGATCGAACGGCTGGAGAGCAAAACCCTGATCGAGCGCAAGCCGGCGCGCGAGGACAAGCGCGTCAAACTGCTCTACCTCACCAAGGCGGGCAGCGCTCTGCTGCGCGAGATCATGCCAGCGGTCGATCGGGCGCAGGCGCGGATGCTGCAGCCGCTGAAGCCGGCTGATCGCAAGACGCTCTTGGCGCTGATGACGCAACTGGTCGATCTCAACAACGAATCGTCGCGGGTGCCGCTGCGCGCCGAAGACGCGCTTGAACATCTGGGAAAGTCGGGCTGA
- the maiA gene encoding maleylacetoacetate isomerase, whose translation MKLHGYFRSAAAYRVRIALNLKGMRPEHLAHHLRKGEQCAPAYLAINPQGLVPALENDTGAILTQSLAIVEWLDETYPEPPLLPKDPLRRAKVRAFAMALACDTHPVQNLKVLNRLRQLGIPEEKVTEWAAWANREGLGACEALIANEEGPFCFGPAPTMADLSLVPQLGNARRFGVDVSVYPRLLKAEAAAKEMKAFADAAPDKQADAE comes from the coding sequence ATGAAGCTGCACGGCTATTTCCGCAGTGCCGCGGCATACCGGGTCAGGATCGCGCTCAATCTGAAGGGGATGCGGCCCGAGCACCTCGCGCATCACCTTCGCAAGGGCGAGCAATGCGCGCCGGCCTATCTCGCCATCAACCCGCAAGGCCTGGTGCCGGCGCTGGAGAACGATACCGGCGCGATCCTCACGCAATCGCTGGCGATCGTCGAATGGCTGGATGAAACCTATCCGGAGCCGCCGCTGCTGCCGAAAGATCCGCTGCGCCGCGCCAAAGTCCGTGCGTTTGCGATGGCGCTGGCCTGCGACACCCACCCGGTGCAAAATCTCAAGGTGTTGAACCGGCTGCGCCAGCTCGGCATTCCGGAGGAAAAGGTGACGGAGTGGGCGGCCTGGGCCAACCGCGAGGGGCTCGGCGCCTGCGAAGCGCTGATTGCCAATGAGGAGGGGCCGTTCTGTTTCGGGCCGGCGCCCACCATGGCCGACCTGTCGCTGGTGCCGCAGCTCGGCAATGCGCGCCGTTTCGGTGTCGATGTCTCGGTCTACCCGCGCCTGCTCAAGGCCGAGGCCGCGGCGAAGGAAATGAAGGCGTTCGCGGACGCCGCTCCGGATAAGCAAGCCGATGCCGAGTAA
- the gtdA gene encoding gentisate 1,2-dioxygenase translates to MEAVQKTPEREAFYKKIDGENLSALWNVMGDLITPEPRSACRPHLWKFDAIRDYMTEAGKLITAKEAERRVLVLENPGLRGQSKITTSLFAGVQMVVPGDVAPAHRHSQSALRFVLEGKGAATAVDGERTLMEPGDFVITPSMTWHDHSNETSEPMFWLDGLDIPMVQFFDASFAEGSNEDQQKITRPAGDSFARYGHNLLPVDEKRKSKTSPIFNYPYSYTREALEQAKTRNEWDACHGLKLKFSNPETGDFAMPTIGTFIQMLPKGFKTARYRSTDATVFAAIEGKGRSRIGDQTFEWGARDLFVVPSWQWVTHEADTDSVLFSFSDRPVQQKLDLFREDRGNA, encoded by the coding sequence ATGGAAGCCGTGCAGAAGACCCCTGAACGCGAAGCGTTCTACAAGAAGATCGACGGCGAAAATCTCTCCGCGTTGTGGAACGTGATGGGCGACCTGATCACGCCCGAGCCGCGCTCTGCCTGCCGGCCGCATCTGTGGAAATTCGATGCGATCCGCGACTACATGACCGAAGCCGGCAAGCTGATCACCGCCAAGGAAGCCGAGCGGCGGGTGCTGGTGCTGGAGAACCCCGGCCTGCGCGGCCAGTCGAAAATCACCACCTCGCTGTTTGCCGGCGTGCAGATGGTGGTCCCCGGCGACGTCGCGCCGGCGCACCGGCATAGCCAGTCGGCACTGCGCTTCGTGCTCGAAGGCAAGGGCGCCGCAACGGCGGTTGACGGCGAACGCACCTTGATGGAGCCCGGCGATTTCGTCATCACGCCGTCGATGACCTGGCACGATCATTCCAACGAGACCTCCGAGCCGATGTTCTGGCTCGACGGCCTCGATATTCCGATGGTGCAGTTCTTCGACGCGTCCTTTGCCGAAGGATCGAACGAGGACCAGCAGAAGATCACCCGTCCCGCCGGCGACAGCTTTGCCCGCTACGGCCACAACCTGCTGCCGGTCGACGAGAAGCGCAAATCCAAGACCTCGCCGATCTTCAACTATCCCTACAGCTACACCCGTGAGGCGCTGGAGCAGGCCAAGACCCGCAACGAATGGGACGCCTGCCACGGGCTGAAGCTGAAATTCTCCAATCCCGAGACCGGCGATTTCGCGATGCCGACCATCGGCACCTTCATCCAGATGCTGCCGAAGGGTTTCAAGACCGCGCGCTACCGCTCGACCGACGCCACCGTGTTTGCCGCGATCGAAGGCAAGGGCCGCAGCCGGATCGGCGATCAGACATTCGAATGGGGCGCGCGCGACCTGTTCGTGGTGCCGAGCTGGCAGTGGGTCACCCATGAGGCAGATACGGACTCAGTGCTGTTCAGCTTCTCCGACCGTCCGGTGCAGCAGAAGCTCGATCTGTTCCGCGAGGACCGCGGCAACGCGTGA
- a CDS encoding ABC transporter permease, whose protein sequence is MLDRAASQAAKPEGETRPVAFRGAGFTPRAGRASGWIALALVIAFWQLAGSAGWVNPLFLPSPSAIAAAIYKLALSGALWQHLSWSIMRIGSGWALGTVAGVIVGFAIGLSTLARGVGITFISALFPIPKIALLPLLILWLGIGEEPKIATIALGVFFSTAISVYSGVDAVPRNLIRMAQSFNVPFHAIVTRVIWPGAMPSILAGFRITASVALLLVVSAEMIGAQYGIGAFVLQAGNLMQTDQLLAGVVILSLFGLAVGRLINWLEARLLHWR, encoded by the coding sequence ATGCTTGACCGTGCGGCATCGCAGGCTGCGAAACCTGAGGGCGAGACGCGGCCGGTCGCCTTCCGCGGCGCGGGCTTTACGCCGCGCGCGGGCCGTGCCTCCGGCTGGATCGCGCTGGCGCTGGTGATCGCGTTCTGGCAGTTGGCCGGCAGCGCCGGCTGGGTCAATCCGCTGTTCCTGCCGTCGCCGTCAGCAATTGCTGCCGCGATCTACAAGCTCGCGCTGTCAGGCGCGCTTTGGCAGCATCTGTCGTGGTCGATCATGCGGATCGGATCCGGATGGGCGCTCGGTACCGTCGCCGGCGTCATCGTCGGTTTCGCGATCGGTCTATCCACATTGGCGCGCGGTGTCGGCATCACCTTCATCTCGGCGCTGTTTCCGATTCCGAAGATCGCGCTGCTGCCGCTGCTGATCCTCTGGCTCGGGATCGGCGAGGAGCCGAAGATCGCGACCATTGCGCTCGGCGTGTTCTTCTCCACCGCGATCTCGGTCTATAGCGGCGTCGATGCGGTGCCGCGCAACCTGATCCGGATGGCGCAGAGCTTTAACGTGCCGTTCCACGCCATCGTCACCCGGGTGATCTGGCCCGGCGCGATGCCTTCGATCCTTGCGGGATTCCGCATCACGGCTTCCGTCGCGCTGCTGCTGGTGGTCAGCGCCGAGATGATCGGCGCCCAATACGGCATCGGCGCCTTCGTGCTGCAGGCCGGCAACCTGATGCAGACCGATCAGCTATTGGCCGGTGTCGTGATCCTGTCGCTGTTCGGGCTGGCGGTGGGAAGGTTGATCAACTGGCTGGAAGCGCGGCTGCTGCACTGGCGGTAG
- a CDS encoding ABC transporter ATP-binding protein, whose amino-acid sequence MDLIANHISHRFGTLDVLDKVSFQVASGEVVAIVGPSGCGKSTLLSILGGLLRPSGGQAELRGAPPAGSLNPLTFVFQDFALLPWCTVAENVEFPLVHTALDAAARNAVVDDALRRTGLSDFRGTYPKQLSGGMRQRVGIARALAVKPAILLMDEPLSALDSQTRELLMEDFIGLLADGGMAAVYVTHNLEEAVRLADRIVVLSRRPGRVREVVTIPMTRDERGGIEARGKLIGLQNELWSLIREEAIDAEREVQHA is encoded by the coding sequence ATGGACCTGATCGCCAACCATATCAGTCACCGTTTCGGCACGCTCGACGTGCTCGACAAGGTGTCGTTCCAGGTCGCTTCCGGCGAGGTGGTCGCGATCGTCGGTCCTTCCGGCTGCGGCAAGAGCACGCTGCTGTCGATCCTCGGCGGCCTGCTGCGGCCGAGCGGGGGGCAGGCCGAGTTGCGCGGTGCGCCGCCGGCCGGCAGCCTCAACCCGCTGACCTTCGTGTTTCAGGATTTCGCCCTGCTGCCGTGGTGCACGGTGGCGGAGAACGTCGAATTTCCGCTCGTGCATACGGCGCTGGACGCTGCCGCGCGCAATGCCGTCGTCGACGACGCGCTGCGCCGGACGGGGTTGAGCGATTTTCGCGGCACCTATCCCAAGCAGTTGTCGGGCGGCATGCGCCAGCGCGTCGGTATCGCACGGGCACTCGCGGTCAAGCCCGCGATCCTGTTGATGGACGAGCCGCTGTCGGCGCTGGATTCGCAGACCCGCGAATTGCTGATGGAGGATTTCATCGGCCTGCTAGCCGACGGCGGGATGGCCGCGGTCTATGTCACGCATAACCTGGAAGAAGCCGTGCGGCTGGCCGATCGCATCGTGGTGCTGTCGCGCCGTCCCGGCCGCGTCCGCGAGGTCGTGACCATCCCGATGACCCGTGACGAGCGCGGCGGTATCGAGGCGCGGGGCAAGCTGATCGGTTTGCAGAACGAGCTGTGGTCGCTGATCCGCGAGGAGGCGATCGACGCCGAGCGCGAGGTCCAGCATGCTTGA
- a CDS encoding ABC transporter substrate-binding protein, giving the protein MRRFARLALAALLAIAAGGIARADDALKAKVGVLRLSSSAPVFIAQDKGYFREAGLDVELKFFDAAQPIAVATTSGDIDFGITAFTAGLYNLAGKGTLKVIGGMSREKAGYPLIGYFASNNAYAAGLKTPKDLAGKRIAVTQVGSSFHYSLGLLADKYGFKLADVKVLPLQSLSNAAAALKGETVDAALLPVSTARTLIDSGGAKFLGWVGDETPWQLGAVFASPKTLTNKALVTKLLSALVRADREYHDVVLASVKDGKAEVNDKTRPLLEIIAKYTNLPVEQVVGNCAYIDPDGKLDVKNVGNQIAWLQEQGFVDKGFSADAIVAKEYVKAD; this is encoded by the coding sequence ATGAGAAGGTTTGCACGGCTCGCACTGGCGGCTCTGTTGGCAATCGCGGCCGGCGGGATCGCGCGGGCCGATGACGCGCTGAAGGCCAAGGTCGGTGTGCTCCGGCTGTCGTCGTCGGCACCGGTGTTCATCGCGCAGGACAAGGGCTATTTCCGCGAGGCCGGGCTCGACGTCGAACTGAAATTCTTCGACGCGGCGCAGCCGATCGCGGTGGCGACCACGTCGGGCGACATCGATTTCGGCATCACCGCGTTCACGGCCGGTCTCTATAACCTCGCGGGCAAGGGCACGCTGAAAGTGATCGGCGGCATGAGCCGCGAAAAGGCCGGCTATCCCCTGATCGGCTATTTCGCCAGCAACAACGCCTATGCGGCCGGCCTGAAGACGCCGAAGGATCTCGCCGGCAAGCGCATCGCGGTGACGCAGGTGGGCTCGAGCTTCCATTATTCGCTGGGCCTGCTCGCCGACAAATACGGTTTCAAGCTGGCCGACGTAAAGGTGCTGCCGCTGCAATCGCTGTCGAATGCGGCCGCGGCCCTCAAGGGCGAGACCGTCGATGCGGCGCTGCTGCCGGTCTCGACCGCGCGCACGCTGATCGATTCCGGCGGCGCCAAATTTTTGGGCTGGGTCGGCGACGAAACGCCGTGGCAACTCGGCGCGGTGTTCGCCTCGCCGAAGACGCTGACCAACAAGGCGCTGGTGACCAAGCTGCTCTCCGCGCTGGTGCGTGCCGATCGCGAATACCACGATGTGGTGCTGGCCTCCGTCAAGGACGGCAAGGCCGAGGTCAACGACAAGACCAGGCCGTTGCTCGAGATCATCGCGAAGTACACCAATCTGCCGGTCGAGCAGGTGGTCGGCAACTGCGCCTATATTGATCCCGACGGCAAACTCGACGTCAAGAACGTCGGCAACCAGATCGCGTGGCTGCAGGAGCAGGGCTTTGTCGACAAGGGATTTTCGGCGGACGCGATCGTCGCCAAGGAATATGTGAAGGCGGATTGA